Within Wyeomyia smithii strain HCP4-BCI-WySm-NY-G18 chromosome 2, ASM2978416v1, whole genome shotgun sequence, the genomic segment tcatattttattttattcaaaaaaaaaagaaaattaggCGCATACATGCTTTACTAAATTTAGTCCTTGCGAAGCTGAACGGTTTCCTCCTTGATGCCATTTTTAGTGATAATATTTATGATGACCGAGTCTCCTGTGTAAATATCTCTTTCTGTAGCCGAAATGAACGCGTCCTTAATGATGGAAATAGCTTTATCCAGCTGAACCGGTGTTAAATCTGCGTTGACCATATTCTTTTGGCCTATTTGATTATCTAATACAGGTTGCAAAAGCGGACCAGCCGATCCGCCAGAACGATACATAGTTTTCTCGCAGTGACCGATCGGATCGTAACTATAAATGACACCTTTACCTTCATCATCTAAACCAGCCAGAATATTCGATACATAGTATGGGAAAAATCTTCTGTTGTACATTAAGATTGACAACATCTGAGCAACTGCTGGTGTGGTCATACTTTTCTGATGCTGGTCTTTGTACA encodes:
- the LOC129722224 gene encoding proteasome subunit beta type-1 is translated as MLGIENFPEYEVPGIRQVQFYPYESNGGSVVAIAGDDFAVIGADTRLSSGYSIHTRTQNKLFRLSDKTVLASTGCWCDTLALTSLVKVRMQMYKDQHQKSMTTPAVAQMLSILMYNRRFFPYYVSNILAGLDDEGKGVIYSYDPIGHCEKTMYRSGGSAGPLLQPVLDNQIGQKNMVNADLTPVQLDKAISIIKDAFISATERDIYTGDSVIINIITKNGIKEETVQLRKD